One Bos taurus isolate L1 Dominette 01449 registration number 42190680 breed Hereford chromosome 3, ARS-UCD2.0, whole genome shotgun sequence DNA window includes the following coding sequences:
- the ZNF697 gene encoding zinc finger protein 697 isoform X1 encodes MEQDDKQGVCEAQDSQDKGMGSDFENCEDREGDPDERGMGSNPQDADKREGHLGQEMGSDPQDEAPRGHSEERELMSNICTEGLLSEEDGVASREEEDDQSGVVEMAMFPGLSESDSISRSPQEEEEEESAGENRLEEEEEQPPPAVLPWRRHLSLGSRHRGDKPAHRRFRRLHHPMSMDLGELDSLMASIMDAPTICPDCGESFSPGAAFLQHQRIHRLAEAAAAASLEPFGFAGECEAVVGMMGVGGGFGAGPALARPPREKPFRCGECGKGFSRNTYLTNHLRLHTGERPNLCADCGKSFSWRADLLKHRRLHTGEKPYPCPECGEAFSLSSHLLSHRRAHAAASGAGPAALRPFACGECGKGFVRRSHLANHQRIHTGEKPHGCSECGKRFSWRSDLVKHQRVHTGEKPYMCSECGETFSVSSHLFTHKRTHSGERPYVCRECGKGFGRNSHLVNHLRVHTGEKPFRCGQCEKRFSDFSTLTQHQRTHTGEKPYTCIECGKSFIQSSHLIRHRRIHTGNKPHKCAGCGKGFRYKTHLAQHQKLHLC; translated from the exons ATGGAACAAGACGACAAACAGGGTGTGTGTGAAGCCCAGGACTCACAAGACAAGGGCATGGGCTCTGATTTTGAGAACTGTGAAGACAGGGAAGGGGACCCAGACGAAAGAGGAATGGGTTCTAACCCACAGGATGCAGACAAGAGAGAAGGGCACCTGGGGCAGGAGATGGGCTCCGACCCACAGGATGAAGCTCCAAGAGGACACTCAGAGGAGAGGGAACTGATGTCTAACATCTGCACAG AGGGGCTGCTGAGCGAGGAAGACGGGGTTGCAAGCCGTGAGGAAGAGGATGACCAATCTGGCGTAGTTGAGATGGCCATGTTCCCAGGGCTGTCTGAGTCCGACAGCATTTCCCGGAGCccccaggaagaggaggaagaggagagcgCAGGGGAGAACCGGctagaggaggaagaggagcagcCGCCCCCTGCCGTGCTTCCCTGGAGGCGGCACCTCTCCCTGGGGAGTCGGCACCGGGGCGACAAGCCTGCCCACCGCCGCTTCCGCCGCCTCCACCACCCCATGTCCATGGACCTCGGGGAGCTCGACAGCCTGATGGCCAGCATCATGGACGCGCCCACCATCTGCCCCGACTGCGGGGAGAGCTTCAGCCCTGGCGCCGCCTTCCTGCAGCACCAGCGCATCCACCGCCTGGCCGAGGCCGCCGCAGCCGCTAGCCTGGAGCCCTTCGGCTTCGCTGGCGAGTGCGAAGCGGTGGTGGGGATGATGGGCGTGGGCGGGGGCTTCGGGGCAGGGCCCGCGCTGGCCCGGCCCCCGCGCGAGAAGCCCTTCCGCTGCGGGGAGTGCGGCAAGGGCTTCAGCCGCAACACCTACCTGACCAACCACCTGCGGCTGCACACAGGCGAGCGGCCCAACCTGTGCGCCGACTGCGGCAAGAGCTTCAGCTGGCGAGCCGACCTGCTCAAGCACCGGCGGCTGcacacgggcgagaagccctACCCGTGCCCCGAGTGCGGCGAGGCCTTCAGCCTCAGCTCGCACCTACTGAGCCACCGGCGCGCGCACGCCGCGGCAAGCGGCGCAGGGCCGGCGGCGCTGCGGCCCTTCGCCTGCGGGGAGTGCGGCAAGGGCTTCGTGCGCCGCTCGCACCTGGCCAACCACCAGCGCATCCACACGGGCGAGAAGCCCCACGGCTGCAGCGAGTGCGGCAAGCGCTTCAGCTGGCGCTCGGACCTGGTGAAGCACCAGCGCGTGCACACGGGCGAGAAGCCGTACATGTGTTCCGAGTGCGGGGAGACCTTCAGCGTCAGCTCGCACCTCTTCACACACAAGCGCACGCACTCGGGCGAGCGGCCCTACGTGTGCCGCGAGTGTGGCAAGGGCTTCGGGCGCAACTCGCACCTGGTGAACCACCTGCGAGTGCACACCGGCGAGAAGCCCTTCCGCTGCGGCCAATGCGAGAAGCGCTTCAGCGACTTCTCCACGCTCACGCAGCACCAGCGCACGcacacgggcgagaagccctACACGTGCATCGAGTGCGGCAAGAGCTTCATCCAGAGCTCGCACCTTATCCGCCACCGCCGCATCCACACAGGCAACAAGCCGCACAAGTGCGCGGGCTGTGGCAAGGGCTTCCGCTACAAGACGCACCTGGCGCAGCATCAGAAGCTGCACCTGTGTTAG